The DNA segment AACCTCGGGGCCGAATACCTGGTCGATCTCAAGGACGGGGAGTCGGTGGAGCTGGTGCGTGGCAAGGTGCTCGACGCGGTGAAGGCGGCGTTCCGCCCGGAATTCCTCAATCGCATCGACGAAATTCTGCTGTTCCATCGCCTCGGCCGCGAGCATATGGGCAATATCGTCGACATCCAGTTCAGCCGGCTCGAAAAGCTGCTGAAGGACCGCGACATTTCCCTGGCGCTGACGCCCAAGGCCCGCGAATGGCTGGCCAATGAAGGGTACGATCCCGCCTATGGCGCGCGCCCCCTCAAGCGCGTCATCCAGCGCGCGGTGCAGGACGAGCTGGCCGAGGAAATTCTCTCCGGCGCGGTATCGGACGGGAATCGCGTGGTCGTCGATGCCGACGACAGCGGCATCGTGCTGCTGCCGGGCGCCTCCGCTTCGGCCATTGCCGCGGCCTAAGGCTCTGTTCAAACATGAAGGCCGGTCTAATGACCGGCCTTCTTCTTGTGTTCATGCCGATTCTGTAATAGAACAAAAACAGAACTTAGGTGGAGGGCGTGATGGCCGACAAGCTTGACTACATCGAGTTTCCCTCGACGGACCGTGCCGCGAGCAGTGCGTTCTTCGAGGCCGCCTTTGGCTGGGGTATCACCAGCTATGGTCCGATCTACGATGGCATCGAGGGAGCGGGGATCGATGGCGGTGTCGATGCCAGTGCCGATCGCGTCGCGACGACCATGGCCATCGTGCGCACCAGCGATCTCGATGCGGCCGAGCAGAGGGTGCTGGCGGCCGGTGGCATCATCACGCGAGCGCAATTCGATTTTCCGGGCGGGAGGCGCTTTCACTTCCGCGAGCCGGGCGGCAACGAGCTCGCCGTCTATGTTGCCCGCGACTAGTTATTGCGCCTGAGCAACCGTGACCGGGGCGGGTTCACGCGCCATGAGGTCGTTGATCTGGGCGATCGTCTGGTCGAACTCGTCCCGATACTGGGCGGCCAGAACATTGTCCTTAGGCAGTTTGACGCTGAGCGGGTCGACCAGGTTGCCGTTGATCAGGATCTCGAAATGCAGGTGCGGGCCAGTCGACTGGCCGGTCGAGCCGACATAGCCGATCACCTGGCCCTGGCGGACGCGACTGCCGGCGCCGAGGCCGTCGACAAAGCGCGACAGGTGCCCATATGCCGTCTCGTAGCCGTTCACGTGCTGAATTTCGATCTTGTTGCCGTAGCCCGACTGCCATTTGTAGTAGCTGATGACACCATCGCCGGCTGCGTAGATCGGGGTGCCGGTGCGGGCCGCGAGATCGACGCCGGTATGGAGCTTGCGGGTCTTGAAGATAGGGTGGATGCGATAGCCGAAGCGCGAACGGAGCGTACCGCCGCCTTCCAGAGGGCGACGGTTGAGGAAGCGCTTGCCGGTCTCGCCATCCGGATCGTAGAAATCGACGGTGCCATCGTCGGTGGAGAACCGGTAAAGCTCGCGCTTGCTGCCCGAGAGGTTGAGGCTCACATAGAGCAGCTCGTCCTCGCCGCCCGTGCCCGTTTCACCGGCTTCCAGGATCTCGATCGTGTCGCCCGCGGTGATGCGCTTGGTCATGTCGATATCATAGGCAAACATGCCGATAATGCGCTCGATGGTCTCGTCGCTGAGGTCGTGCTTGCGGCCCGTTTCCCAGATGGACCGGTAGACGGTGGGCAGGTTGCCCACATTGATCTGCTCGACGTCCTCGGTCGGAAATTCGACCCAGTCCGGCTGCAGGCCGACGACATACTGGCCGTTGTCGCTCAGGGCGACGGTCGCGATATGACGCTCACCGGGCGCGCCGTCGGGCCGGTAGATCGACATGCGATAGGGGACCAGGCTGTCCCCCGACTGCGACAGCGGCCCGTAAAGGATGCGCAGGCGCAGGCCCGTCGGGAGGCCGCCAGCCGGAATGAGATTGGCCAGTGTATTTTCCACCATGCCGACCTGCGCGGCGGTAAAGCCATTGCGCAGCAGGCTGTCGCGCAACGGTCCTTCCTCCCGAACGGTCAGAAAGCGTTCGGTGCGGCCCATGCCTTCACCGGATGCCTGGGTCGATTTGGGAACGACGGTGACGTTCTCGGCCACGCCGCTGACAGCGGAGGCAGAAGCGGAAAGATCCTGAACGCTTGGCGCCAGCGACGCATACGCAAGCGCCGGGATGCCGCCATCGACCGAAACGTCCGCGATCGCCATGGTGCGCACGAATTCGGCGGCACTCTGATCGGTCACGGCGCGGGTCGGCACGAAATTGGCTGGCATGCCGGACTGGCTGACGGCCACCTCGCCGTCGACATCGGTGCCATAGACGTCGGTGGCGATATCGAGCGCTGCACTGGTAATAGGCTGCGTCTTGTTCAGAATGGCCACCGGATCATAGGCTGGGACATCCGCGGAGAGTGATGTGCCCGTGGTCGCGAGGGTGGCGCGAATGCGAACGAAAGGCTGGTTGCGGATGATCTCGCGACCATCGACGGTCTGGCGGGTCGAGGCTTCAATGATTTCCTTGTCGGACCGTGTGGCGGCGACCGGGCGCAGCCGGGACGTCTTGGACGTCAGATCCGTCGCCATCTGCTGGTTGACTTTGGGGGCGGCCAGATTGAGCGCCGCATAGGCAGTAGAGAACGTGTCCTGGCCCTGGAAGGATACATAGAGCGCAGCGCCCATCAGCAGGACGCTGGTCAGGCCTGTCATAACGGTGCCGCTGAGCCAGGCGAAGCTGAGTTCGCGCCCTTGCGGGATTTCACCGTCGGTGGACTGTACGGTCAGAGCCGGGCTGTCCTCGAAACCGGTGGAATGCAGCAGTGCTACATGGCGTCGTCTTTGCGTTGCGTTCAACGCTTCATCCTTCAAACCATGGTCAGGGTCGGTTCTGCAGCCGGTCTTGGCCAGCTCTGGTGCTCACGCGCCGCGCGTAACCTACGTAGGCGCGCGCATGTTCGCAATACTTGCGCCTATCGACCACAAATGCGGCAAAACTGGGAGTCGCGGCCTTTTCCCTGCATGCCGCTGCGGGGTGCACCGAAAAGGCGGTCGCCACCAAAATCTATCCCCAGGCGCGGCAAA comes from the Devosia lucknowensis genome and includes:
- a CDS encoding VOC family protein, whose amino-acid sequence is MADKLDYIEFPSTDRAASSAFFEAAFGWGITSYGPIYDGIEGAGIDGGVDASADRVATTMAIVRTSDLDAAEQRVLAAGGIITRAQFDFPGGRRFHFREPGGNELAVYVARD
- a CDS encoding M23 family metallopeptidase, which encodes MNATQRRRHVALLHSTGFEDSPALTVQSTDGEIPQGRELSFAWLSGTVMTGLTSVLLMGAALYVSFQGQDTFSTAYAALNLAAPKVNQQMATDLTSKTSRLRPVAATRSDKEIIEASTRQTVDGREIIRNQPFVRIRATLATTGTSLSADVPAYDPVAILNKTQPITSAALDIATDVYGTDVDGEVAVSQSGMPANFVPTRAVTDQSAAEFVRTMAIADVSVDGGIPALAYASLAPSVQDLSASASAVSGVAENVTVVPKSTQASGEGMGRTERFLTVREEGPLRDSLLRNGFTAAQVGMVENTLANLIPAGGLPTGLRLRILYGPLSQSGDSLVPYRMSIYRPDGAPGERHIATVALSDNGQYVVGLQPDWVEFPTEDVEQINVGNLPTVYRSIWETGRKHDLSDETIERIIGMFAYDIDMTKRITAGDTIEILEAGETGTGGEDELLYVSLNLSGSKRELYRFSTDDGTVDFYDPDGETGKRFLNRRPLEGGGTLRSRFGYRIHPIFKTRKLHTGVDLAARTGTPIYAAGDGVISYYKWQSGYGNKIEIQHVNGYETAYGHLSRFVDGLGAGSRVRQGQVIGYVGSTGQSTGPHLHFEILINGNLVDPLSVKLPKDNVLAAQYRDEFDQTIAQINDLMAREPAPVTVAQAQ